CCCCCTCGTTTTATTACATCCACATAACTTTgaacaatttagatttttttgttgtgttttatgacTTTGTTCTTGTAATAATGTGCCATAAAAGGATCCAGTTCTCACAGTACTTTTTTTGTTCTTACCCGACTTTTTTCTCACAATAAAAAAACTGTTACGCAACTGtattcctaaaaatatatatttttatttattcagtgttttttaacaatgccattttttttttcaaaacgtaAGAAAATGTTCTTATTTTCTGACTGTGTtactgtaaaaacattttttttttaaattgtatgacTTTGTTCTTGTAATAATGGGACATAAAAGGCTCCAGTTCTCACAGAACTTTCTTTGTTCTTGCCCGACTTTTAACTTACAcaataaataaacacaactttatacgtaaaatatatacattttttcaatGTATTATTCATTTAGTGTTTTTTAGCAATGCCAGAGAAAATGTTCTTATTTTCTGATTAGGTtgctataccttttttttttgtcattttatgatttttaacatttttcttgCAGTTTTAGGACATTGTTTTTAGAAAAATGCTACTTTTCTTTTGATGTTTTCCTCCAATTGTTTTGTGACGTACTGTAGTTCAATTATTTCTCGTGACGTCAAAAAAACATCATTTCAGTAGCTTGCTGTCATGCAAATGTTTTCAAAGTTGTTTGCGAGTGCTAAAGTTCTTGTACTAAAATCCTAATCCTGATTGAACTCAAACCTTAACCCCTAACTCTGAACCCAGGAACCCAAACCTTAACCTTCATGCCGAGTCCTAGTAGAAAAACACCGTAAACCAAACTTCAAATGTAACCCAAAATCGAAACCTAACCCTTACCCATAGCTCCTAAACGCCAATTCTAAACCTTTTACCCAAACTTCTAAACTTTTAAATAGTAAAACTGACTTTAACTCTGCTTATGTAGAAGTGGTTTTCAAGAGTGGGACCAGAGTACCTTGTCAAGGACTTTACTCCCAGGGAGATTAGTCTAATATTGCTTTCATTCTAATCCTCGTTAAAAGGTGAAGTTGCTAGACCTTGGTCAGCTGTGAGGTTTAAGTGGCTAGACCTTGGTCAGCTGTGAGGTGTGTGGTTTAAGTGGCTAGACCTTGGTCAGCTTTGAGGTGTGTGGTTTAAGTTGCTAGACCTTGGTCAGCTTTGAGGTGTGTGGTTTAAGTTGCTAGACCTTGGTCAGCTGTGAGGTTTGGTAGAAGTTGCTAGACCTTGGTCAGGTGTGAGGTTTAAGTGGCTAGACCTTGGTCAGCTGTGAGGTGTGTGGTTTAAGTTGCTAGACCTTGGTCAGCTTTGAGGTGTGTGGTTTAAGTTGCTAGACCTTGGTCAGCTGTGAGGTTTGGTAGAAGTAGAGCAGACTGGAGACTGTGAGGTAGAAGGCTGCAGAGATGGCTGAGACCATCACGGAGAAGAAGGCCAGGCCGGAGAGGACGCAGAGCAGAGTGATGGCCGCCACACTCAGCAGGAACCctgacaacaacacaactttcatCAACTTGATCGTGTgacagtgttgttgttgtggttgtgGTTGTTGTTGTGGTTGTGGCTTACCCTCCAACAACAGCAGGCTGACCGCCGACATGATGGTGGTGGTCACAGCGAAGACGAGGAAGAGTCCCACAGGAACCACAGCCATGACACCGAAGAAGACCACGGCCAGAGCTAACACCGGGCGTCCACTCAGGTACTGACCCACTCTGCTGTTCATCAGCAGTGTTACCTATGAACACAACATGGTGCCTTCACTGTTCATGTTCAACTTAACTCCTCTATGAACACAACATGGTGCGTTCACTGCTCATGTTCAACTTAACTCCTCTATGAACACAACATGGTGCCTTCACTGTTCACGTTCAACTTAACTCCTTTTTCTAAGAACACAACATGGTGCGTTCACTGCTCATGTTCAACTTAACTCTTGATCCTACGATTCCTTTGGACAAGTAacaagttgattttcaaagaaaaaaatgatcttcaaggtaaaagttgattttaaagacaaaaaatgattttcatgacaaaataggATTTAAGGTTAAAGTTGattttaaaagacaaaaaaatggttttcaaggtaaaagttgacttTCAAGacagaaaattattttcaaggaaaaaaatatttaaggtaAAAGATGATTTAAGACAAAAATTAtttatgacaaaaaatattttcaaggaaaaagtttattttcatgacaaaaaatatttaacgtaaaagttgattttcattacaaataaaaatgtttaaggtaaaagttgattttcaagacaaagatatttccaaggaaaaaaaatattttcaagggacAATAatatttaaggtaaaagttgatttaagACAAAAATGACttatgacaaaaaatattttcaaggtaaaagttgattttcaagatgaAACAATATTTAAcgaaaaagttgatttttatgacaaatacaaatttttcagggtaaaagttgattttcatgacaaacaaTATTTAAGGTAAAAGTAGATGTTCAAGGtaaaaaagttgattttaaagacaaaaaatgattttcatgacaaaataggattcaaggtaaaagttgattttaaaagacaaaaaaatggttttcaaggtaaaagttgacttTCAAGacagaaaattattttcaaggaaaaaaatatttaaggtaAAAGATGATTCAAGACAAAAATTAtttatgacaaaaaatattttcaaggaaaaagtttattttcatgacaaaaaatatttaacgtaaaagttgattttcattacaaataaaaatgtttaaggtaaaagttgattttcaagacgaaaAAAGATGTAAGGAAAAAGTTGACTTTCAAggtgaaagttgattttcaagacaaaaaaatattttcaaggaaaaaaaatatttaaggtaaaagttgatttaagACAAAAATGACttatgacaaaaaatattttcaaggtaaaagttgatttttatgaCAAACAATATTTAAGGTAAAAGTAGATGTTCAAGGtaaaaaagttgattttaaagacaaaaaattattttcagcgccccctgcaaccccaaaaagggaataagcggtagaaaatggatggaagagaaaaattttttgaggaaaaaataattttcaaggtaaaagtagattttcaagacaaaaaaagatttaaggaaaaagttgattttcaaggtaaaagtcgattttcataaaaaataaaaaaattaagttaaaagttgattttcaaggtaaaaatgaTTTTcctgacaaaaaatattttcaaggtaagattttcatgacaaaaaattatcTGAACATTTGAATTGCGTGATTGTCAAATATGTGATTAGTTTGTCCTTTTCAGACAGTTTGTAAATACATTTAGGTGGGAGCACATGTTAAGCTCTTtttcataaatacataaatagaaatgatatataatacataaaaataaatgatatataatacataaaaaataagtgATGTATGTGAATGATCCCCTCCACTTGCTACATTGGAAAGTAACTCGCCTGCTGGACGGCAAAACACATCAAATCTACATTCCACACTCACATGTTTTCACATATTCTTCACGGTGCAGTGTTGGCTTACCTTGGGGTTGCTGTAGACCTGCTCAGAGACTGTGGTCCAGTCTTCCCATGTGACATGTTCTTCACCATGCAGTGTTGGCTTACCTTGGGGTTGCTGTAGACCTGCTCAGAGACTGTGGTCCAGTCTTCCCATGTGACATGTTCTTCACAGTGCAGTGTTGGCTTACCTTAGGATTGCTGTAGACCTGGTCAGAGACTGTGGTCCAGCTTCCCTTGAGACATGTTCTTCACAGTGCAGTGTTGGCTTACCTTGGGGTTGCTGTAGACCTGGTCAAAGACTGTGGTCCAGTCTTCCCATGAGACTTGTTCTTCACAGTGCAGTGTTGGCTTACCTTGGGGTTGCTGTAGACCTGGTCAGAGACTGTGGTCCAGTCTTCCCATGTGACATGTTCTTCACCGTGCAGTGTTGGCTTACCTTGGGGTTGCTGTAGACCTGGTCAGAGACTGTGGTCCAGTCTTCCCATGAGACTTGTTCTTCACGGTGCAGTGTTGGCTTACCTTGGGTTTTCTGTAGACCTGCTCAGAGACTGTGGTCCAGTCTTCCCATGTGACATGTACTTCACCATGCAGTGTTGGCTTACCTTGGGGTTGCTGTAGACCTGCTCAGAGACTGTGGTCCAGTCTTCCCATGAGACTTGTTCTTCACGGTGCAGTGTTGGCTTACCTTGGGTTTTCTGTAGACCTGCTCAGAGACTGTGGTCCAGTCTTCCCATGTGACATGTACTTCACCATGCAGTGTTGGCTTACCTTGGGGTTGCTGTAGACCTGGTCAGAGACTGTGGTCCAGTCTTCCCATGTGACATGTTCTTCACCATGCAGTGTTGGCTTACCTTGGGGTTGCTGTAGACCTGGTCAGAGACTGTGGTCCAGTCTTCCCATGTGACATGTTCTTCACCATGCAGTGTTGGCTTACCTTGGGGTTGCTGTAGACCTGGTCAGAGACTGTGGTCCAGTCTTCCCATGAGACTTGTTCTTCACAGTGCAGTGTTGGCTTACCTTGGGGTTGCTGTAGACCTGGTCAGAgactgtggtccagtcttctcatGTGACATGTACTTCACCATGCAGTGTTGGCTTACCTTGGGGTTGCTGTAGACCTGGTCAGAgactgtggtccagtcttctcatGTGACATGTTCTTCACCATGCAGTGTTGGCTTACCTTGGGGTTGCTGTAGACCTGGTCAGGGACTGTGGTCCAGTCTTCCCACAGCTGCTCCATCTCACTGCGGCTTTGTTGCATCACACACTTGACTTCAAAGGACAAACTGTCAACAAGACTTGAAAGTCAGTCCTGTCAAAAGTTGTGGGCAGGCAGGATTGGGAGTGAGTGAGAGAGAAGAGAGCTGCTGTGAAAGTTGCCAGAGAGCTGCAGAGTGAGGAGTTTGTGTTGCAAAAATGAACACTAAAGAGTGACCAACATGGGAGAAGTCAATACTTTTATTCTCCTTCCTCCTCCCTTTTCCTGTTCTTGCCCCGCCCACTCACCTCAGCGAGTACGCTGCTGCCCTCTGGTGGCGGAATGGGCAAGTGCAGCCTTTCACAAAGATGAAGACTCCACGATGGACGGGCCTTGCTTGGCCGGAAGTCGGCGCCTGGTATGCTTACACGGTGCTATGAGGAGTGACGGGAGGCGtctatgcagctgagataggctccagcgactctgaaagggacaagcagtagttaATGGAGAGAAATATATATCcacgcacacacatatctatatataaacatacatacatacacacacacacatatatatatatatatatatatatatatatatatatatatatatataggcgccagcgccccccgcaaccccgaaagggaataagcggtagaaaatggatggatggatatatatatatatatatatatatatatatatatatatacagtggggcaaaaaagtatttagtcagccagtgattgtgcaagttctcccacttaaaatgatgacagaggtctgtaattttcatcctaggtacacttcaactgtgagagacagaatgtgaaaaaaaaaatccagaaattttcaaaaatttatttgtaatgatggtggaaaataagtatttggttaagcattcaaagctctcactgatggaaggaggttttggctccaaatctcacgatacatggccccattcattctttccttaacacggatcaatcgtcctgtccccttagcagaaaaacagccccaaagcatgatgtttccacccccatgcttcacagtaggtatggtgttcttgggatgcaactcagtattcttcttcctccaaacaccaccagttgagtttataccaaaaagttctattttg
The DNA window shown above is from Nerophis ophidion isolate RoL-2023_Sa linkage group LG23, RoL_Noph_v1.0, whole genome shotgun sequence and carries:
- the LOC133541286 gene encoding lipid droplet assembly factor 1-like isoform X1 — translated: MQQSRSEMEQLWEDWTTVPDQVYSNPKVTLLMNSRVGQYLSGRPVLALAVVFFGVMAVVPVGLFLVFAVTTTIMSAVSLLLLEGFLLSVAAITLLCVLSGLAFFSVMVSAISAAFYLTVSSLLYFYQTSQLTKQEVKEEENEEEILTKDEMK
- the LOC133541286 gene encoding lipid droplet assembly factor 1-like isoform X2, translating into MQQSRSEMEQLWEDWTTVPDQVYSNPKVTLLMNSRVGQYLSGRPVLALAVVFFGVMAVVPVGLFLVFAVTTTIMSAVSLLLLEGFLLSVAAITLLCVLSGLAFFSVMVSAISAAFYLTVSSLLYFYQTSQLTKEVKEEENEEEILTKDEMK